In Leptospira harrisiae, a genomic segment contains:
- a CDS encoding c-type cytochrome: protein MKQNIFRVLALAGLLVLANCDYKTPVYEYFPSMYDSPARESQEADSFAANGSASRIPPKGAIPVGYFPYPYAAEATPDTLTGPDKGLKNPIAKANLGDLMIGEKRYQTYCTPCHGVRGLGNGTVVGFAPRFEGPVPALVSDNVKGWTDGQIYHIITMGRGRMGSYAYQIEPEDRWKLIAYIRKLQEYEVQNKKAN from the coding sequence ATGAAACAAAACATCTTTAGAGTTTTAGCACTCGCGGGACTCCTTGTTCTTGCGAATTGCGATTACAAAACTCCCGTTTATGAATACTTTCCTAGTATGTATGATTCTCCTGCACGTGAGTCGCAAGAAGCTGATTCTTTTGCGGCCAATGGATCTGCTTCTCGGATTCCACCGAAAGGTGCCATTCCAGTAGGATATTTTCCATACCCTTATGCAGCAGAGGCAACTCCTGACACACTCACTGGACCTGACAAAGGATTAAAAAATCCAATCGCCAAAGCAAACTTAGGTGATTTAATGATCGGTGAAAAACGTTACCAAACCTATTGCACACCTTGCCACGGAGTAAGGGGATTAGGAAATGGAACTGTGGTAGGTTTTGCGCCAAGATTCGAAGGTCCTGTTCCTGCACTTGTCTCTGACAATGTGAAGGGTTGGACTGATGGGCAGATTTATCATATCATCACAATGGGTCGAGGTCGAATGGGAAGTTATGCTTACCAAATCGAACCAGAAGACAGATGGAAGCTTATTGCTTACATTCGAAAACTTCAAGAATATGAAGTTCAAAATAAAAAGGCGAACTAG
- a CDS encoding SH3 domain-containing protein — protein sequence MKNKIVLLMIACASFTACAKNAEVVWHKNCDAKTNKASLDFTVPLYSEADSNSKVVEFVPAGTVVKVFDARNHNVWAPKYFVKVQTAKNEGFMSPRCFVVNQNPENSVWRYSKGLVKDSKPFYDPADKSHYPRSYEYSNLKDLPKDKIPLSDLTKGLEEVPYTNKNMLKQN from the coding sequence TTGAAAAACAAAATTGTATTACTCATGATCGCTTGTGCAAGTTTCACAGCTTGTGCTAAAAACGCAGAAGTGGTTTGGCATAAAAATTGTGATGCCAAAACAAACAAAGCAAGTTTGGATTTTACAGTTCCTTTGTATTCAGAAGCAGATTCTAACTCTAAAGTAGTGGAATTTGTTCCTGCTGGAACAGTTGTTAAAGTATTTGATGCTCGTAACCACAACGTTTGGGCACCTAAGTATTTTGTAAAAGTGCAAACTGCAAAAAATGAAGGTTTTATGAGCCCTCGATGTTTTGTTGTGAACCAAAATCCAGAAAATAGTGTTTGGAGATATTCAAAAGGACTCGTAAAGGATTCAAAACCATTTTACGATCCAGCAGATAAATCGCACTATCCTAGATCCTATGAATATAGTAACTTAAAAGATCTTCCTAAAGACAAGATTCCACTTTCTGACCTGACGAAAGGTTTGGAAGAAGTTCCTTACACAAACAAAAACATGTTAAAACAAAACTAA
- a CDS encoding DoxX family protein, translating into MNEVNQSPTYLWVGRILSGLVIAFLLFDAGGKLAKIEPVLKSMEELGLPASSATTIGILLLVITVMYAIPQTATLGALLLTGYLGGAVAIHVRVNNPLWTHTLFPVYVGILLWTGLALRNPKIKELF; encoded by the coding sequence ATGAACGAAGTAAACCAATCCCCAACTTATCTTTGGGTGGGACGAATTCTAAGTGGACTAGTGATCGCATTTTTACTGTTTGATGCGGGAGGAAAATTAGCAAAAATTGAACCGGTATTAAAAAGTATGGAGGAACTGGGTCTTCCAGCATCCAGTGCCACTACCATCGGGATTCTCCTTCTCGTGATTACAGTGATGTATGCCATTCCGCAAACGGCAACACTCGGTGCTCTTCTACTCACTGGGTATTTAGGTGGTGCGGTTGCCATTCACGTACGTGTGAATAACCCACTTTGGACTCACACTCTTTTTCCAGTGTATGTGGGGATTCTTCTTTGGACGGGACTGGCCTTACGAAATCCAAAAATTAAAGAACTATTTTGA
- a CDS encoding TAT-variant-translocated molybdopterin oxidoreductase, which yields MKDDSFQKEKKSLWQSYELRGTSRERELQKQEFYKSPDPLIAKIKKGDFDRKTFLKFMGASVVMTTVGCIQKPAEKIVPYVNLTIKNPDGKDVEQYDFVKHGHSYHYASVCGGCSVGCGILVKAKDGRPLKLEGNPNHPISEGALCASGQASIFDLYDADRAKEPQQVVNGTAKSSDWFVLDKDVKEKLNANKGKTIVVTKPLTSPATSEFISEFLKSVGGGKHIEVAFASSDDAITIAQEKSYGKAVLPNYHFDKAKVILSIDSDFLNNTNYHNDFSKRRDLQDKGVKSFNAFIAAETHPSMTGSNADQRVPLKPGDQRKFALVIAKALSDLGVGGGTGVSGINVESSAAELGISKEVVLRTAKALASAKGESLVIAGGSNALTEDAVDLQIAVNMLNSMLGNDGKTIDAGNPLKEGRSNYAENLKTLAKDLKERKAGVVILFGVNPVYQAPNGDEWKKLLHEAAQVVQVSDRVDETALASNWLAPVSHFLESWGDNESVAGIVSVQQPTIRPIFQSKAFEDMLITWAGGSLLGASSLYDYLKAKYSKKTNWEDLLRKGVLVSGNPKADKGGRSFRGTIAPLSPSKKGLTVSLYESTAVGSGERANNSQLQELPDPVSKVTWDNYVAISPQYSRSSGIKLNDVVTVTVGGKSFELPALIQPGLHPEAVGIALGYGRTNVGEIGNGVGKNANILATEVNGTLVYSGLSITLSPTGKKYKLATTQDHHMMSPGVMMGVEWKERPLIISAKLQDYAKNPGAGIPEPEIPKILIDGKLQRAQGANAPSDQPGSQFAYPGYKWGMAVDLTSCSGCGACVVACNIENNVPMVGRDEVRMGREMHWLRIDRYYIGDPEKPESLEIAHQPLMCQHCDNAPCETVCPVAATVHSSEGTNDMVYNRCVGTRYCSNNCPYKVRRFNWLEHWNEHNLLGEATPTFKARPPRNLGLNPDVTVRSRGVMEKCNFCASRVAEKKIAAKNEGRTLRDGEVKAACEQTCSSNSIVFGNVNDPESKVAKLLKDPRSYKLLEYLNIGPAVSYMTRVRNEV from the coding sequence ATGAAAGACGATAGTTTCCAAAAAGAAAAAAAATCGCTTTGGCAGTCTTACGAACTTCGCGGAACTTCTCGCGAACGTGAATTGCAAAAGCAAGAGTTCTATAAATCTCCAGATCCTCTAATTGCAAAAATCAAAAAGGGTGATTTTGACAGAAAAACTTTCTTAAAGTTTATGGGTGCCTCGGTTGTTATGACGACTGTTGGTTGTATCCAAAAACCTGCTGAAAAAATTGTTCCTTATGTGAACCTCACCATTAAGAACCCAGATGGTAAAGACGTAGAACAATATGACTTCGTAAAACATGGACACTCTTACCACTATGCTTCTGTTTGTGGTGGTTGTTCTGTTGGTTGTGGGATCTTAGTCAAAGCAAAAGACGGACGACCTTTGAAACTCGAAGGGAATCCAAACCATCCGATTTCGGAAGGTGCCCTTTGTGCTTCTGGACAAGCTTCTATTTTTGATCTTTATGATGCCGACCGTGCCAAAGAACCACAACAAGTGGTGAATGGAACAGCTAAGTCTAGTGACTGGTTTGTTTTAGACAAAGATGTAAAAGAGAAATTAAATGCTAACAAAGGGAAAACCATTGTTGTCACAAAACCTCTTACTTCTCCTGCCACTTCTGAATTCATTTCTGAATTCTTAAAGTCAGTGGGTGGTGGAAAACACATCGAAGTGGCATTTGCATCTTCTGATGATGCGATCACGATTGCTCAAGAAAAATCTTACGGAAAGGCAGTTTTACCAAACTACCATTTCGACAAAGCAAAAGTCATCCTCTCCATCGACAGCGATTTTTTAAACAATACAAACTACCACAATGACTTTTCGAAAAGAAGAGATTTGCAAGACAAAGGTGTCAAATCCTTCAATGCTTTCATTGCGGCAGAAACTCATCCGTCTATGACGGGTTCCAACGCTGACCAAAGAGTGCCACTAAAACCAGGTGACCAAAGAAAGTTTGCCCTTGTGATTGCAAAAGCGCTTTCTGATTTGGGAGTGGGTGGTGGAACGGGAGTTTCCGGAATCAATGTAGAATCTTCTGCAGCGGAACTGGGAATTTCTAAAGAAGTGGTTTTACGCACAGCGAAGGCTCTTGCTTCTGCAAAGGGTGAATCCCTTGTGATTGCTGGTGGTTCCAATGCTCTTACCGAAGACGCTGTTGATTTACAAATCGCAGTGAATATGCTCAACAGCATGCTCGGTAACGATGGAAAAACTATCGATGCAGGAAATCCTTTGAAAGAAGGACGTTCTAATTATGCAGAGAATCTAAAAACTCTAGCAAAAGACTTAAAAGAAAGAAAGGCCGGTGTGGTCATTCTTTTCGGAGTGAACCCAGTTTACCAAGCGCCAAACGGAGATGAGTGGAAAAAACTCCTTCACGAAGCAGCACAAGTAGTTCAAGTTTCGGACCGTGTGGATGAAACAGCTCTTGCTTCTAACTGGCTTGCTCCAGTGTCGCATTTCTTAGAGTCTTGGGGTGATAACGAATCGGTAGCAGGAATTGTATCTGTACAACAACCTACCATCCGACCGATCTTCCAATCCAAAGCGTTTGAAGACATGCTCATCACTTGGGCTGGCGGATCTCTCCTTGGTGCAAGTTCGTTATACGACTACCTCAAAGCAAAATACTCTAAAAAAACAAATTGGGAAGACCTACTTAGAAAAGGTGTTTTAGTTTCTGGAAATCCAAAGGCTGACAAAGGCGGACGATCTTTCCGTGGAACGATTGCGCCACTTTCTCCTTCAAAAAAAGGTCTGACAGTTTCTCTTTACGAAAGCACCGCAGTTGGTTCTGGCGAAAGAGCAAACAACTCGCAACTCCAAGAACTTCCGGATCCAGTATCCAAAGTGACTTGGGACAATTATGTTGCGATCAGTCCACAATACTCTCGTTCGTCGGGAATCAAACTGAATGATGTCGTCACAGTCACTGTTGGCGGTAAATCATTTGAACTCCCAGCGCTCATCCAACCGGGACTCCATCCAGAAGCAGTGGGAATTGCTCTTGGTTACGGAAGAACAAACGTAGGTGAGATTGGAAACGGAGTAGGGAAAAATGCAAACATTCTTGCCACAGAAGTAAATGGAACACTTGTTTACTCTGGACTTTCCATCACTCTCTCTCCTACAGGAAAGAAATACAAACTCGCTACCACACAAGACCATCATATGATGAGCCCAGGTGTGATGATGGGTGTAGAGTGGAAGGAAAGACCTCTTATCATTTCCGCAAAACTCCAAGATTATGCAAAAAATCCTGGTGCAGGAATTCCTGAACCAGAGATTCCAAAAATCCTAATCGATGGAAAACTACAAAGAGCCCAAGGAGCGAACGCCCCTTCTGACCAACCAGGAAGCCAATTTGCATACCCAGGATACAAATGGGGAATGGCAGTGGATCTTACTTCTTGTTCTGGTTGTGGTGCTTGCGTAGTTGCTTGTAATATTGAAAACAACGTGCCAATGGTAGGACGTGACGAAGTGAGAATGGGTCGTGAGATGCATTGGCTTCGGATTGACCGTTACTACATCGGTGATCCTGAAAAACCAGAATCACTTGAAATTGCACACCAACCACTTATGTGCCAACATTGCGACAATGCTCCTTGTGAGACAGTATGTCCAGTAGCTGCGACTGTTCACAGTTCGGAAGGAACCAATGATATGGTTTACAATCGTTGTGTGGGAACTCGTTACTGCTCGAACAACTGCCCTTACAAAGTGCGTCGTTTTAACTGGTTAGAACATTGGAATGAACACAACCTTCTTGGCGAAGCAACACCTACTTTTAAGGCACGCCCTCCAAGAAACTTAGGCCTCAACCCAGATGTAACCGTTCGTTCTCGTGGGGTTATGGAAAAATGTAACTTCTGTGCTTCTCGAGTTGCTGAGAAAAAAATCGCAGCGAAAAACGAAGGAAGAACATTACGTGATGGAGAAGTGAAAGCAGCATGTGAACAAACATGTTCTTCTAATTCCATTGTGTTCGGTAACGTAAATGATCCTGAATCAAAAGTAGCGAAGCTCTTGAAAGACCCTAGGTCTTACAAACTTCTGGAATACCTAAACATCGGACCGGCCGTCAGTTATATGACTCGCGTTCGTAACGAAGTTTAA
- the nrfD gene encoding NrfD/PsrC family molybdoenzyme membrane anchor subunit, whose protein sequence is MSLTQAVRDKLDIPDLVTGGKSLKDVTVDIAKPNEDFPTKLWWNTFLLVLTITLIDVAIIGYLFYEGLYLLGINNPVGWGFFVVNFVFWIGIGHAGTLISAVLFLFRQGWRTGINRAAEAMTIFAVLVAASNLILHVGRPWLGFWLFPYPNERGPLWVNFRSPLIWDTFAVSTYLSISMVFWYLGLIPDLATLRDRATETWRKNLYNVLAFGWVGSARSWSHLEIVSMILAALSTPLVLSVHTIVSFDFAVSILPGWHTTIFPPYFVAGAIFSGFAMVVTLMVIAREVFNLKNYITMKHLDNMNKIMMVTGLIVGLAYGTEFFIAWYSGNEYEVFAFWNRAFGPYGWAYFIMISCNVLSPQVFWFRKLRYNIPVMFVASLVVNVGMWFERFVIMMTLNRDFLPSSWAMYTPTLFDYAMLIGTFGIFFTLFLLWCRIMPVIAIAEVKTVMPQKEGAHH, encoded by the coding sequence ATGTCATTAACACAAGCAGTTAGAGATAAATTAGACATCCCCGACCTGGTAACAGGCGGGAAGTCGCTTAAAGATGTAACCGTTGATATCGCAAAACCAAACGAAGATTTCCCTACCAAACTTTGGTGGAATACTTTTCTTTTGGTTCTTACGATCACCCTGATCGACGTTGCCATCATCGGATATTTGTTTTATGAAGGTCTTTACTTACTCGGGATCAATAACCCGGTAGGTTGGGGATTTTTCGTAGTCAACTTCGTATTCTGGATCGGTATCGGTCACGCAGGAACTTTGATTTCTGCGGTTCTTTTTCTCTTCCGTCAAGGTTGGAGAACAGGGATTAACCGTGCTGCCGAAGCGATGACTATCTTTGCCGTACTGGTTGCGGCATCGAACCTCATCCTTCACGTAGGTCGTCCTTGGCTCGGATTTTGGTTGTTTCCATATCCAAACGAAAGAGGTCCACTTTGGGTGAACTTCCGTTCCCCACTCATCTGGGATACGTTTGCGGTATCAACCTACCTTTCCATCTCTATGGTGTTCTGGTATTTAGGACTCATTCCTGACTTAGCAACACTTCGTGACCGTGCGACAGAAACTTGGAGAAAGAACTTATACAACGTTCTTGCTTTTGGTTGGGTAGGATCGGCTAGATCTTGGTCTCATTTGGAAATCGTTTCCATGATCCTTGCTGCACTTTCTACTCCGCTGGTTCTTTCGGTTCACACCATTGTATCCTTCGACTTCGCTGTTTCCATCCTTCCAGGTTGGCACACGACCATCTTTCCTCCATACTTTGTTGCCGGTGCGATTTTCTCCGGTTTTGCGATGGTGGTAACACTGATGGTCATTGCTCGTGAAGTATTCAATCTCAAAAACTATATCACGATGAAACACTTGGACAACATGAATAAAATCATGATGGTAACTGGTCTCATCGTAGGTCTAGCTTACGGAACAGAATTTTTCATCGCATGGTATTCTGGAAACGAATACGAAGTGTTCGCATTCTGGAACAGAGCCTTTGGTCCTTACGGTTGGGCATACTTCATTATGATTTCCTGTAACGTATTGTCACCTCAAGTGTTCTGGTTCCGCAAACTTCGTTACAACATCCCTGTGATGTTTGTGGCTTCCCTTGTGGTAAACGTAGGTATGTGGTTCGAACGATTTGTGATCATGATGACTCTGAACCGTGACTTTTTACCATCCAGCTGGGCCATGTATACACCGACACTTTTCGACTACGCAATGTTAATCGGAACTTTCGGTATTTTCTTTACTCTCTTCCTTCTCTGGTGCCGAATTATGCCAGTGATTGCGATTGCAGAAGTAAAAACAGTGATGCCACAGAAAGAAGGAGCACACCATTAG
- a CDS encoding TetR/AcrR family transcriptional regulator, which produces MGKQEETRKLIIESAFVLIYQNGFQGVGVREIAQKANLTIGAFFYHFPTKNHVGYAIIDEFLSKGILDRWIVPLESFESPIEGIIRTFKKTFEEWPEEFVSRGCPLNNLGQEMSAIDPEFQKKAKLLLSLWIDKTKIYLDVAKRKKILKSKTDTMKLAEFIVTFQEATFAMGKVMNDRSVYDSLYHSFRDHLLSHCH; this is translated from the coding sequence ATGGGTAAACAAGAGGAAACTCGTAAACTAATCATTGAATCTGCCTTTGTTCTGATTTACCAAAATGGATTTCAGGGAGTGGGCGTTCGTGAAATTGCGCAAAAAGCAAATTTAACCATAGGTGCTTTTTTTTACCACTTTCCCACGAAAAACCATGTTGGTTATGCCATCATTGATGAGTTTTTATCTAAAGGAATTTTGGATCGTTGGATTGTTCCACTGGAATCATTTGAGAGTCCTATCGAAGGAATCATTAGGACTTTCAAAAAAACATTTGAGGAATGGCCTGAGGAATTTGTGTCTAGAGGTTGTCCTTTGAATAACTTGGGTCAAGAAATGTCTGCTATTGATCCGGAATTTCAAAAGAAAGCTAAGTTACTCTTGTCACTTTGGATTGATAAAACAAAAATTTATTTGGATGTCGCAAAAAGAAAAAAGATCTTAAAGTCAAAGACGGACACAATGAAACTGGCAGAATTTATTGTCACGTTCCAGGAAGCCACCTTTGCCATGGGTAAGGTGATGAATGACCGTAGTGTTTATGATTCATTGTATCATTCCTTTCGAGATCATTTACTAAGCCATTGCCATTGA
- a CDS encoding cytochrome c3 family protein — protein sequence MNIKILKISVPIVAVAALAYLIFSPSRYVGYSPDQPIPFNHKIHAGDNKIDCKYCHTGVENSAHATVPPSSTCMNCHGAGNVAGNQEHVKWLKEQYDSNTPVSWVKVHDQPDFVYFNHSRHVQRGVDCSTCHGNMAEMVKVRQSKSLNMGFCVDCHRENNAPNDCSTCHR from the coding sequence ATGAATATAAAAATACTCAAGATCTCTGTGCCTATCGTTGCAGTTGCAGCGCTTGCATATTTGATTTTTTCACCTAGCCGTTATGTGGGCTATTCACCCGACCAGCCCATCCCCTTCAACCATAAGATACATGCCGGCGATAACAAAATCGACTGTAAGTATTGCCATACTGGTGTTGAAAATTCGGCCCATGCCACAGTTCCTCCAAGTTCCACTTGTATGAATTGTCATGGAGCAGGTAACGTAGCGGGCAACCAAGAACATGTTAAATGGCTTAAAGAACAATACGATAGCAATACGCCAGTATCCTGGGTAAAGGTTCATGACCAACCAGACTTCGTATACTTCAACCATTCACGACACGTACAACGCGGTGTCGATTGTTCCACATGCCACGGTAACATGGCAGAGATGGTAAAGGTTAGACAGTCCAAGTCCCTCAATATGGGATTTTGTGTCGATTGCCATAGAGAGAACAATGCCCCTAATGATTGTTCTACGTGCCACAGATAA
- a CDS encoding methyl-accepting chemotaxis protein: protein MKSLKYILGLYTFLSILVLSTVVSALILYLNWGLLVKVYRGEMENAGKSAGAELSNYYKSQLRIAGLLSKQREIKESFQTGKSKFATDLLVGIMQEANGEYENIFLSEPIQNAKIFAAGIPRSIGYQLEESKTGDHVVVALKKQFLIGSVQESPITGLPVSLVSFPIEDNGKLIGILWIALNLEQVSKRMGEGIHVGANGYITAITTKGVVFAGPDKSKILKLDLSKIPEGRPILEAKDGAYFEYTENGKDFAFLIKRLEEWNTIIGVVLPKSDMNSGFIQVALFAVVVVFLITALVVLGVFRFLKKRLLPLENSVLILDKMAKGDLTESFTLTNHDEIGRMNLALDGFVKSIRDSLGEIQSVAEEIASSAEGLRDSSSSFSDMAQGTAASAEEISATTEEVAASMETTAVSTSKQHNNIIEFNEKILELSKGAIQIEKDTKAALANTENITKQAKLGGESLNQMKEVIGVILESSTEMKEVIGIIDEISDQTSLLALNAAIEAARAGEAGRGFAIVAEEISKLSDKTAHSIQSIEDMIGKNSKELEEGAKGIRSSVELLNLIIRDIAEVESVMKRLSEATKSQLNYNQEVDARSTEVGLESESIRGAIEEQKRAIEQISQSVLGINNETMHIATGSDQVASSSQKLSHAAETLRSITKRFTIAKN from the coding sequence ATGAAAAGTTTAAAATACATTCTCGGCCTTTATACATTTCTTTCCATTTTAGTTTTATCTACAGTTGTATCTGCCCTCATTTTATATTTGAATTGGGGCCTCCTTGTAAAAGTTTACCGAGGGGAAATGGAAAACGCTGGCAAAAGTGCCGGTGCCGAACTTTCCAATTATTATAAATCACAACTTAGAATCGCAGGCCTTCTTTCTAAACAGAGAGAAATTAAAGAATCCTTTCAAACCGGAAAATCCAAATTTGCAACCGATCTTCTTGTTGGCATTATGCAAGAGGCTAATGGAGAATACGAAAATATCTTTTTATCGGAACCCATCCAAAACGCAAAAATTTTTGCCGCAGGAATTCCTCGGTCCATTGGATACCAACTGGAAGAATCCAAAACGGGAGACCATGTAGTAGTTGCTTTAAAAAAACAGTTTTTGATTGGTTCTGTGCAAGAATCACCTATCACTGGTTTGCCTGTGAGCCTTGTGTCTTTTCCCATAGAAGATAATGGAAAACTGATTGGAATTCTTTGGATCGCCCTAAACTTAGAACAAGTTTCAAAACGTATGGGAGAAGGGATCCATGTAGGTGCCAATGGATACATCACAGCCATCACAACGAAAGGAGTTGTGTTCGCTGGCCCAGATAAATCCAAAATTTTAAAGTTAGACCTAAGCAAAATTCCTGAAGGCCGTCCCATTTTAGAGGCGAAAGACGGAGCCTATTTCGAATACACAGAAAATGGAAAGGATTTTGCTTTTCTCATCAAACGATTGGAAGAATGGAATACCATCATCGGAGTCGTCCTTCCTAAATCCGATATGAATTCAGGATTCATCCAAGTGGCATTGTTTGCGGTTGTCGTTGTATTTTTAATTACTGCACTTGTAGTTTTAGGAGTGTTTCGGTTTCTGAAAAAACGCCTTTTGCCTTTAGAAAACTCGGTGTTGATTTTAGATAAAATGGCGAAGGGAGATTTGACTGAATCATTCACTCTCACCAATCACGATGAGATTGGAAGAATGAATCTGGCTTTGGATGGATTTGTGAAAAGCATTCGGGACTCTCTCGGAGAAATTCAATCTGTGGCTGAAGAGATCGCTTCTTCTGCCGAAGGATTACGTGATTCGTCCTCTAGTTTTTCTGATATGGCCCAAGGTACAGCAGCCTCTGCTGAAGAAATTTCAGCCACTACGGAAGAAGTGGCGGCGAGTATGGAAACAACTGCAGTTTCCACATCGAAACAACATAACAATATCATTGAATTCAATGAAAAGATTTTAGAGCTCTCCAAAGGTGCCATCCAAATCGAAAAAGATACAAAAGCAGCCCTTGCCAATACGGAAAACATAACGAAACAAGCAAAACTAGGTGGTGAATCCTTAAACCAAATGAAGGAAGTCATTGGAGTCATTTTGGAATCTTCAACTGAAATGAAAGAAGTGATAGGGATTATTGATGAGATTTCTGATCAAACTAGTTTGCTTGCGTTGAATGCCGCCATTGAAGCAGCAAGAGCTGGAGAAGCCGGGCGTGGGTTTGCCATTGTTGCTGAAGAGATTTCTAAACTTTCTGACAAGACTGCTCATTCCATCCAATCCATCGAGGATATGATTGGAAAAAATAGCAAGGAATTGGAAGAGGGGGCCAAGGGAATCCGCTCTTCGGTAGAACTACTCAATCTGATCATTCGAGACATTGCTGAAGTAGAAAGTGTGATGAAGCGACTTTCGGAAGCTACAAAATCCCAGCTGAACTATAACCAGGAAGTGGATGCAAGGTCCACCGAAGTGGGTCTTGAGTCTGAGTCCATTCGCGGGGCCATTGAGGAACAAAAACGGGCCATCGAACAAATTTCACAATCTGTGCTTGGAATCAATAATGAAACCATGCACATTGCGACAGGTTCCGACCAGGTGGCTTCATCTTCACAAAAACTCTCCCATGCGGCTGAAACCCTTCGGTCCATTACCAAGCGGTTTACCATCGCAAAAAACTAA
- a CDS encoding DUF3341 domain-containing protein codes for MYLPKLEQFHKYKEMDEGVLGIFETPEAIMHAAEKAKEKDYKGFDCILPYPVHGIDEAMGTPRSGLPWITFFAGIFGCAIGISFQYLTHAYDWPLNISGKSLNAWFAYVPIIFELTVFSAGIYTVAALCFLSGIPKATRRILHPDLTSHRFGLWIPKSAKGYNESEVVSFVKGLGGSEVTVVKPENQK; via the coding sequence ATGTATCTTCCAAAATTAGAACAGTTTCACAAATACAAAGAAATGGATGAAGGAGTTCTCGGAATTTTCGAGACTCCCGAAGCAATCATGCATGCGGCTGAAAAAGCCAAAGAAAAAGACTACAAAGGATTTGATTGTATCCTTCCTTATCCTGTTCACGGGATCGATGAAGCGATGGGAACTCCAAGATCTGGACTCCCTTGGATCACTTTCTTTGCAGGGATTTTTGGATGTGCCATTGGGATCTCATTCCAGTACCTCACACATGCATATGACTGGCCTCTCAATATCTCTGGAAAATCTCTCAATGCATGGTTTGCTTATGTGCCAATCATCTTTGAATTAACAGTATTTTCTGCGGGGATTTACACTGTAGCTGCCTTATGTTTTTTAAGCGGTATTCCCAAAGCAACCCGAAGAATCCTTCACCCGGATTTGACATCTCACAGATTCGGACTTTGGATTCCAAAATCTGCTAAAGGTTATAACGAATCAGAAGTAGTTTCTTTCGTAAAAGGCCTTGGTGGATCAGAAGTAACCGTGGTAAAACCGGAGAACCAAAAATGA
- a CDS encoding adenylate/guanylate cyclase domain-containing protein, whose translation MGQKRTIATSASEERLEKLLEERLNPGSNQEIIDKRIWDLFGETWCVMFTDLSGFSRGVAKFGIIHFLQTIYESQRILIPVLDEFDGILMKDEGDSLMVLFRNTNKAIQCAIHMQKACKRYNEGRVDEEQILLCVGLGYGKILKIGDTDVFGAEVNAASKLGEDTAKAWEILVTNAVKENADETTDFDFEPIAEIPPGSDGAFRLVYTLEEPKWVVL comes from the coding sequence ATGGGTCAAAAACGCACCATTGCTACCTCCGCCTCCGAAGAACGATTAGAAAAACTTTTAGAAGAACGTTTAAATCCAGGTTCCAACCAAGAAATCATCGACAAACGAATTTGGGATCTTTTTGGAGAAACTTGGTGTGTCATGTTTACCGATCTTTCTGGTTTTTCACGTGGAGTTGCTAAATTTGGAATCATTCATTTTTTACAAACTATCTATGAATCTCAAAGGATTCTGATTCCTGTTTTGGATGAGTTTGATGGAATCCTAATGAAAGACGAAGGAGATAGCCTAATGGTTCTTTTTCGAAATACCAATAAAGCCATACAATGTGCCATTCATATGCAAAAAGCATGCAAACGATACAATGAAGGAAGAGTTGATGAAGAACAAATTTTACTTTGTGTTGGACTTGGGTATGGAAAAATTTTAAAGATTGGGGATACAGATGTTTTTGGCGCCGAAGTGAACGCAGCATCTAAGTTAGGTGAGGATACAGCAAAAGCATGGGAAATTTTAGTCACAAATGCTGTTAAAGAAAACGCAGATGAAACTACTGATTTTGATTTTGAACCAATCGCAGAAATTCCTCCTGGTTCGGATGGGGCATTCCGTTTGGTTTATACTTTAGAAGAACCAAAGTGGGTTGTTTTATAA